In Fusobacterium canifelinum, a genomic segment contains:
- a CDS encoding aminotransferase class IV, with translation MLIELDEGYSFGLGLFETILLYKGKPVFLDEHLVRINKSIIDLGLNIDKLEKDEVFQYLNKNKNTLEYEVLKIVLSEKNRLFLKREYTYTEKDYQRAFSLNISEVRRNESSIFTFHKTLNYGDNILEKRKSKKLAYDEPIFLNSKSQITEGATSNIFVVVGDKIYTPKLSCGLLNGIVRQYIISNYDVIESEIDLEFLNNADEIFLTNSLFGIMPVNNLEKKVFKSQKISKEILNNYRRDYEKNSCYRF, from the coding sequence ATGCTAATAGAACTAGATGAGGGATATAGCTTTGGTTTGGGACTGTTTGAAACTATTTTACTTTACAAGGGAAAGCCAGTTTTCTTAGATGAACATTTAGTAAGAATTAATAAGTCTATCATAGATTTGGGTTTAAATATAGATAAGTTAGAAAAAGATGAAGTGTTTCAATACTTAAATAAGAATAAAAATACTCTTGAATATGAAGTTTTAAAAATAGTCTTATCAGAAAAAAATAGATTATTCCTAAAAAGAGAATATACTTACACAGAAAAAGATTATCAAAGAGCTTTTAGCCTGAATATTTCAGAAGTTAGAAGAAATGAAAGTTCTATTTTTACTTTTCATAAAACTTTAAATTATGGGGATAATATTTTAGAGAAAAGAAAAAGTAAAAAATTAGCTTATGATGAGCCAATCTTTCTAAATAGTAAAAGTCAAATTACAGAAGGAGCTACAAGTAATATATTTGTAGTAGTTGGAGATAAAATTTATACTCCAAAATTATCTTGTGGGCTTTTAAATGGAATTGTCAGACAGTATATAATTTCAAATTATGATGTCATTGAAAGTGAAATAGACTTAGAATTTTTAAATAATGCTGATGAAATTTTTTTAACAAATTCCTTATTTGGGATTATGCCAGTTAATAATTTAGAGAAGAAAGTCTTTAAATCACAAAAAATAAGCAAAGAGATACTTAATAATTATAGGAGAGATTATGAAAAAAATTCTTGTTACAGGTTTTGA